The nucleotide sequence tccttgcctcaagtggaggagtttaagaagcagcatcttactttttatatatagtgcagctgataagagaatatttagaccggaatcctgcaaatggtaatacaagcatcaaatttagcacgaataatccatagacattaactctttaaaacaaataaataaataaaactgactggccacttgaattttcaataggcagccaggtaggggtcaattgaagaattacacaggggtcaaaagatgctCCAATAATATAGaagactacaccacattatttgcctgatcataaagattccaaaaaaggtatagtttggacaatctgtgactgaatgttatggagttatgaggtaaaagcagcaaaaatggtgacaaaggtcagtttcagtttgttcaggggtcaaaagttaaagttgctccattaattttgctccagctgtatttgtgcagaatttgatgcttgtattaccatttgaaggactgtttcaattatctgctgcactaataagccaacatgaacaagctgctgtcttagtttaaaaatgtgtatataaggccacccgaattaaaggagaaatgctgcttttaacaacctcatttctgtcataaaatacagtaatttactcaccaatataagtttggtgtgattagaagtccatagttcaaacgacgtgttcagctcaaatctggagcaaacatttttcttcttctaaggtagattagaactttttgtggtacacagcacaaactactggacaggcggaacctagcagtcaatgtgactcactgatttgaaaatgcagctctttcaaccagacgtgtggtgtcgtgacatgtcaatcatctgtgtccaatcagatttcaggaaagtccagtgaaaccctggcctctgctctagctccacccatgccaggaagtgtttgacatttgaacattttttgtttcactgtgagtgagaattcggcacttcctgtttgagtgtgagcttgccactgggttcccgcgagattccatgggatctcgtctctcaatccaggaagtgtttgacatttgaacagttcctgttttactgtggatttgaaaattggcacttcctgtttaggacaccccgtaccatgagcgagcttcgcgccACTGTGCGGCGCTTCGCTCTTATTAATGTTCATTAATGCTGTGATATGCATAAACTAACAGTGAATTAGGACTAAATGAATGTTTATTAATCATTTATGCATGTATTAATGTTCATTAATgctgtaataagcattaactaacagtgaattaagactaaactgatgatgatggtgatgatgatattcGTCCTTCGCGAGTGAAGATGACCATTTTTCTTCATATTCATCACTAGGTAATATGTGTGTGGAGATGGCTAACCAAGCTAATCTTCACTCTGAATTTTCTGCTACAGTGTGGGCATGAAATGTCTGGTTGGGAAAGGGAGCTTGACAGGTCCTTCCAGCACTGTCGCTTTGGCTGCAGTTTTTGGATGCGCTTCACTTCAGAGTCCGCTACGCCTGTTTTGACTGAGGTGCGCCAAGCTGGGCGGTCTTGTGCAACTTCTTCCCAGGATTCAGGGGGGATGTTACAGCACTTCAGGGAGGCTTTGAGTGTCCCCTTTGGTGTCCCTATAGCGCTTTCACTGTCCACGATGAGATCTTCCTTGAGCTCCCTGTAGAATAGATGCTTTGGGAGGCGGTTGTCTTCCATGCGTTGTACATGGCCAGCCCATCGAAGCTGCAAGCGCATGAGTGTGGTGCAAATGCTCTCCATCTGAGCTCGCTGGACAACCTCTTTGTCTGGAACTCTGTACTGCCATTTGATGCAGAGCAATGTTCTCAGGCATCTCATGTGGAAGGCATTCACCTGTCTGGCATGGCGACTGTAGACAGTCCATGTTTCACTGGCGTACAGTAGGGAAGGAAGTACCTTGCACTGTACACCTTCAGCATGGTTTGCAGGCTCAGTCCATGTCCCTCCCAGACTCAATCGCAGAGTCTGCCGAAGGCTGCGCTGGCTCTGGCAATCCTGAAGTCCCGTTCCTCGTCGATGTTGGCATAGCATGACAGGGTAGTTCCAAGGTAGACAAACCTATCAGCCACAGCAAATCTCTGTCCATTGACCATTATGGTTGGCTCTTTGTAGGTGGCTCCTGTGGATTGCTGGTGTAAGACCTCGGTCTTGGTGGAGATTGTGGGGCCAAAGTCATCACATGCTGAGGAGAACAGGCCCATGCTATCCTGCATCTCCGACTGTGTCCTGGCATTCAGTCCacagtcatctgcaaaaagaagaTCACGTGCAATATCTTCCTGTACTTTGGTTTTGGCCTGCAGCCTTCTCAAGTTGAAGAGCTTTCTGTCAGTCCGGTACCTGAATTCAATGCCAATATCACCATCCCGGAAGGTGTCATTGAGCATGGCAGAGAACATTATGCTGAACAAGGTAGGGGCCAGCACGCAGCTCTGCTTTACGCCATTGGTCATGGGGAAGGGCTCTGAGTACTCTCCGTCGTCCTGGACTCTCGCATACATGCCATTGTGGAACTGCTGGACCAAAGAGATGAACTTGTCGGGGCATCCATACTTGGCCATAATCATCCACAATCCCTCATAGCAGACGGTGTCAAAGGCTTTGGCCAAATCCACAAAGGTAATGTAGAGGCCAGCATTCTGCTCCTAACATTTCTCTTGAAGTTGCCATGCTGCAAAGATCATATCCACAGTGCTGCGTCCACTCCTGAAGCCACACTGGCTCTCTGGTAGCAGGCCTTGTTCAagctggtttggggtgtgaggcgaagccgtcgctgtcacaccaaacgccaatcccacagataaggcagaacaccacaggataacggctgcaaaagaagttcagattatcactcaacggtttgagtcaacagagaaattacctgaatggtagctgatttctcggcggggaggtggagttgcagtccggcctttatggtggtggtgatgagtagtggatgagtgacagctggtacggatgatgagtgacagctgtcactcctggttgctccgacgccctctcgtgcttgaagcccgcacttcaagcagggcgccatcttgtggtggtgggccagcagtacctcctcttcagcggcccacacaacagcgacagtggtaaagaaaaactccctctgatgatttgaggtagaaacctcaagtagaccagactcaaaggggtgaccctccaccacttgggccatgctagaaatagaaatagaaatagaaagcctttattgtcattatacacggcATACACAGTATACAcagtacaacaaaattaaaaagcTACTCCTTAAAAAGTGCACTCAGCACTATATGtaaataaaagactaaaaaacaaacaaacaaaaaaaaaaacgacacaattgacaatacaaatatacatgaAATATTTGGGCGTCCATGTTGGTgaacaggatgggaggcttgcagaagaagacacccactcccatctctggatggagctgcacctcaaacagagagaaaaaacagaatcaggtggcagaaagacaacaaatacagtaataATGTGTCAGCAttatgcaacaagaaaaacagaaaaatactaaggtgattgccagctactaggcctaagcttcaataaaagacccagactttagataaagttgaggccgtgtgcTAATAAATGAATCTAAAAGAGCAGAAAGCATAGTGccttactatgccagtatgctagccataggaaagggaaaataagtgcgtcttaagtctggacttgaaagtctctacaaaatctgactgttttactgagaaTACTGTCAGTGTCTAGTGTAAACTATTTTGACCTTGTTTGTGCTTTGGTTGTTGATTTTATGGTTTCATGTTTGATTTTATGATTTCATCTTGGTTTTATGATTTTAAGTGGTATATATTGTGATTTAAAGTGGTATAATAGGTGCCTGTGGTGTGCAATTGTATATATTATGTACAAATATTTGTCACACTAAAAAattatttatgacttttgacattACTTCATTGAAATGcaccataaaataaataaatatacatataagAAGAACCTGTAAAACACTGGTTATGACCCACATGCAGATGCAGTAATTATCATTGATCCCTTAAacacccccccaccaaaaaaaactgATGAGTCTGTGTGTTGCATAAACATCCAAATATGGtgaaatgaaaaaatgtcttTTGAACAGATCTCGATTTAACACACCTGCTGCCTAATTGACACTGATCTAGGAAAATGGGAAATTCTCAACCCATTTTCAAATAATTTTGTCTAACTTTTAAATGGCCAATCAACTCATTCCATCTCAGATTGGTAAAATAAGTGTGGATGCAAGCCATGTTCCTATAAAAAGTAAAGTGGCTGTGTCCTCCCATTTGCCCATGCACCTGGAGGATATGTCACATCTCAGGAAATGCCGGTTGTGTGGTCTTCATTTTAATTTCAAAATATTTCTATGATACAAGTTTAAATAGGGTCCAGTGGTCCActttgccagaaacagacatgttGCCATGGTAACACCCAAAACTACTAGAAAGCTGATGTTGGGTTTAAATGCACTCACAGATCCAAAGATTCAAACTAAATATTTTTTCCTGAAAAatcctgttttgacctttgacccctgtgaAAGATCATCTCTGTTTTTCAGTACCAGCACAGCAATTAAACAAGTACTCATTTTCTCGTGTATACGTTGGAGACAAATCTAACACAATGCAAAGAATGACAGCTGAATACTTTCAGGTTGTAATGCTGTTGTATGCTGGGAAGAATTTGACACTAAAATCAACACTATAGACCAGGTCCAAATATTTTTTAGATCATCCAGCTGCTGACAAAGCAAGCTGTGCACTTTTGTTAAAtctatgttgtttttgttcactttcatTGGActtaaaacagttttttttttttttttttttgtgctgaaatattaatgagacagacAGGCCATAAAAtgttctgatttaaaaaaaacaaaaacaagtatgTAACATGATTCTGTTAACATAAACGGTCTCGTTTTACACATGTACAACCTAAGCTGGGATACCAGACCTCACCTGAGGGACAGACAACACGGAGCTCATGGCCCACGCCACCGTCAGCATGACTCTGTTCCTCTTCTTGGCCTTATTGATAGCCAGCGGGTTGAGAATGGCTGACTGCCGGTCCAGGCTAATCACCACGGTGACAAAGGCGCATGAGTACATCGCTTGCAGCTTCAGAAACATCAGAATCCTGCAGGCAAAGTCTCCAGCAAGCCACTGAACTGTGATGTTCCACACGGCATCCATAGGCATCACGATGAAGGTCACCAGCAGGTCTGCAAAGGTCAGATTGATTATCAGGACCCTGACATGAGATTTACGATTGCCATTGCAGCATGCCACCCACAGCATGGCCAGGTTGCAAAAGGTCGATATGCCACACAGAATGAAGGTAATGACCACTCTGACTTTGGCCGCTGTGGTGAATGTGGGCAGCTGTATAGTGTCACCCCCTGCAGTCCAGTTGGCAGATGGCCAGGAGCAGTTGTAACTGGAGTTCAGTTGATATCCGGTCGTCAGGTGGTGCATCGTGAGGGCGGGATCAGTGAGAGTGGAATTCATTTTCTGAGCCTCGCAGAGGAAGACTCATTCTGCTCATCCACTACGAGTTCGACACTGGCAGCAAACAAAAAAAGTGAGTCAGTG is from Thalassophryne amazonica chromosome 1, fThaAma1.1, whole genome shotgun sequence and encodes:
- the LOC117530111 gene encoding gonadotropin-releasing hormone II receptor-like, with translation MNSTLTDPALTMHHLTTGYQLNSSYNCSWPSANWTAGGDTIQLPTFTTAAKVRVVITFILCGISTFCNLAMLWVACCNGNRKSHVRVLIINLTFADLLVTFIVMPMDAVWNITVQWLAGDFACRILMFLKLQAMYSCAFVTVVISLDRQSAILNPLAINKAKKRNRVMLTVAWAMSSVLSVPQVRSGIPA